The Opitutaceae bacterium genome has a window encoding:
- a CDS encoding Na(+)/H(+) antiporter subunit D, whose product MIDLPPAFILILGALLIPFLKGKVKSVYLVALPVLGFINVLGLSEGMFWTVQFLDFDLVFGRIDRFTLIFGNIFSLITIIGFIYILHTRDDLEYMSAMVYAGSSLGVVFAGDLLTLFIFWELLTLCAVGLTLARRKDASKRAAFRYLLVHVTGGLILLAGIVLHIAENGTTAFNFVGLGGWSGILIFVGFGVNCAWPFLHAWLPDAYPEASIGGTVFMATFTTKTAVYVLARGFPGESALLWIGTAMALFPIFYAVIENDLRRVLAYSLINQVGFMMVGIGVGTALSLNGTAAHAYCHILYKALLFMSIGAVIHQTGKSKATELGGLFRSMPLTCIFCCIGAASISAFPLFSGFVSKSMVMTAAAENHHTIVWLALLFASAGVFHHAGIKIPFFAFFSHDSGIRVKEAPTNMLVAMSIAAFLCIFLAFPVSGYKVLYGLLPFPTDYNPYTFGHVNGQFLLLLFSALAFTLLLLSGYYPSEKRAINLDADWFYRKGGVLFYNLAARLLNGLNTWTQRIVVDGLVGRLSANARIGPIRIWARLMKVYWTIGGRNEAEIEKRRNLLLLNARGSTFPIGATAVLAALLMGVLIVL is encoded by the coding sequence GTGATTGATCTGCCTCCAGCATTCATCCTGATCCTGGGAGCCCTTCTGATTCCCTTCCTCAAGGGGAAGGTGAAATCGGTTTACCTCGTCGCCCTGCCCGTCCTCGGATTCATCAATGTTCTGGGATTGAGCGAGGGGATGTTCTGGACTGTCCAGTTTCTCGATTTCGACCTGGTCTTCGGTCGGATCGATCGATTCACCCTGATCTTCGGCAACATCTTTTCGCTGATCACGATCATCGGTTTCATCTATATCCTGCATACCCGCGACGACCTGGAGTACATGTCGGCCATGGTCTATGCGGGGAGTTCACTGGGGGTCGTGTTTGCGGGCGATCTGCTGACGCTCTTCATTTTCTGGGAGTTGCTGACCCTCTGTGCCGTCGGGCTTACCCTGGCCCGGCGAAAGGATGCCTCAAAGAGAGCGGCCTTCCGTTACCTGCTGGTCCACGTGACCGGCGGCCTTATTCTTCTTGCGGGCATTGTTCTCCACATTGCCGAGAACGGCACCACCGCGTTCAACTTTGTCGGGCTGGGCGGTTGGTCCGGCATTCTCATTTTTGTCGGATTCGGTGTGAACTGCGCCTGGCCCTTCCTCCATGCCTGGTTGCCCGATGCGTATCCGGAGGCCAGCATCGGGGGCACGGTTTTCATGGCCACCTTCACCACGAAGACCGCGGTATATGTGTTGGCCCGCGGCTTTCCGGGTGAGTCCGCCCTCCTCTGGATCGGGACGGCCATGGCGCTCTTCCCGATTTTCTATGCCGTTATCGAGAATGATCTTCGCCGGGTCCTTGCCTACAGCCTGATCAACCAGGTCGGTTTCATGATGGTGGGCATCGGGGTCGGCACCGCACTCTCGCTGAACGGAACCGCCGCGCACGCCTATTGCCACATCCTTTACAAAGCACTGCTTTTCATGTCGATCGGCGCGGTCATCCACCAGACCGGCAAATCGAAGGCAACTGAACTGGGCGGTCTCTTCCGCTCAATGCCCCTGACCTGTATTTTCTGCTGCATTGGCGCCGCCTCCATTTCGGCCTTTCCCCTCTTCAGCGGTTTCGTGAGCAAGTCGATGGTCATGACCGCCGCCGCCGAAAACCACCATACCATTGTCTGGTTGGCTTTGCTTTTCGCCTCGGCCGGTGTCTTTCACCATGCCGGTATCAAGATCCCGTTTTTCGCCTTCTTCTCACACGATTCGGGTATCCGGGTGAAGGAAGCGCCGACCAATATGCTGGTCGCGATGTCGATCGCCGCCTTCCTGTGCATCTTTCTGGCGTTCCCTGTATCCGGATACAAGGTACTCTACGGTCTCTTGCCGTTCCCGACCGACTACAACCCGTATACCTTCGGGCACGTCAATGGCCAGTTCCTGCTGCTACTCTTCTCCGCCCTCGCCTTTACCCTGCTTCTTCTCTCCGGCTACTACCCGTCTGAAAAACGGGCCATCAACCTGGATGCGGATTGGTTCTATCGAAAGGGCGGAGTGCTCTTCTACAACCTGGCCGCCCGCCTGCTCAACGGACTCAATACGTGGACCCAAAGAATCGTGGTCGACGGCCTGGTCGGTCGTCTGAGCGCGAACGCCAGGATCGGTCCGATCCGGATTTGGGCCCGGTTGATGAAGGTCTATTGGACGATCGGGGGGCGGAATGAGGCCGAGATCGAGAAGCGTCGGAACCTTCTCCTGCTCAATGCCCGGGGCAGTACCTTTCCAATCGGCGCGACCGCTGTCCTGGCGGCTTTGCTGATGGGGGTCCTGATCGTCCTTTGA
- a CDS encoding cellulase family glycosylhydrolase, which translates to MANPNASSSGNAGPGLLFFWVALSLVAGAARADPPALPEASWDRLPAWHGFNLLEKFHLDWSNGPYKEEDFRMMAAYGFNFARLPMDYRTYIKGGDWLAFDEAILAEIDQAVAWGGEYGIHIDLNLHRIPGYTVASPAESTSLWTDPATQAAAAAHWRMFAERYRGIPNSRLSFNLLNEPAGMLTGTQYAAVVKILADAIREEDPDRLIIADGLDFATRSVPELIPLRVAQSKHGYEPFNLTHYQADWVDGSSSWPVPYWPGNGVSTYLYGPEKPEFRSAMVIAGPFERPVSLRIRVAVVSDRARLVVSGDEATLFDRVFEPGPGEGEWETVVYKEEWGLYQNTYNRDYLIDVPAGVSEIRIQNTEGDWLTLAQVGIREVEPDGPEAVLQPGAGDWGSRQDFVLTWGVDEAGPSLTAGGGDRADLWERHLQEWKDLEAQGVGVMVGEFGVYNRTPHPVVIAWLRDVLENYTIAGFGWSMWNFRGSFGPMNSDRDDVVYETVEGGLLDREMMDLLQEFAGHRENPSG; encoded by the coding sequence ATGGCGAACCCCAATGCATCTTCATCAGGAAATGCCGGCCCGGGTCTCCTCTTCTTTTGGGTCGCACTGAGTCTGGTCGCCGGGGCTGCACGGGCCGATCCACCGGCTCTGCCCGAGGCGAGCTGGGACAGGCTGCCGGCCTGGCACGGCTTCAATCTTCTGGAGAAGTTCCACCTGGATTGGAGCAACGGACCCTACAAGGAGGAGGACTTCCGGATGATGGCGGCCTACGGGTTCAATTTCGCCCGGCTGCCGATGGATTACCGGACCTATATCAAGGGCGGCGACTGGCTGGCCTTTGACGAGGCGATTCTGGCCGAGATCGACCAGGCGGTCGCCTGGGGCGGAGAGTACGGAATCCATATCGACCTCAACCTCCACCGGATTCCCGGCTATACGGTGGCTTCACCGGCCGAATCCACCAGCCTCTGGACCGACCCGGCCACCCAGGCGGCGGCGGCGGCCCATTGGCGGATGTTCGCCGAGCGATACCGGGGCATCCCCAATTCACGCCTGAGCTTCAACCTCCTGAATGAACCGGCCGGAATGCTGACCGGCACCCAGTATGCGGCGGTCGTCAAGATCCTGGCCGACGCCATCCGGGAGGAAGATCCCGACCGCCTGATCATCGCGGACGGTCTGGACTTCGCCACCCGGTCGGTTCCGGAACTGATTCCGCTCCGGGTCGCACAGTCCAAGCACGGCTATGAACCGTTCAATCTGACGCATTACCAGGCGGACTGGGTCGACGGATCCTCCAGCTGGCCCGTCCCTTACTGGCCGGGAAACGGCGTCAGCACCTATCTCTATGGTCCCGAGAAACCGGAATTCCGGAGCGCGATGGTCATCGCGGGACCCTTTGAGCGTCCGGTTTCCCTGCGCATCCGGGTCGCCGTGGTCTCGGACCGCGCACGGCTGGTCGTGTCAGGGGATGAGGCAACCCTTTTCGACCGTGTCTTCGAACCAGGGCCGGGTGAAGGGGAGTGGGAAACCGTCGTCTACAAGGAAGAATGGGGGCTCTATCAAAACACCTACAACCGGGACTACCTGATCGACGTTCCGGCCGGCGTATCGGAAATTAGGATACAAAATACGGAGGGTGACTGGTTGACGCTGGCGCAAGTGGGGATCCGGGAAGTCGAACCCGACGGCCCCGAGGCGGTTTTGCAGCCCGGGGCTGGGGACTGGGGGTCGCGGCAGGATTTTGTCCTGACTTGGGGGGTTGATGAAGCCGGACCGTCGCTCACGGCAGGCGGAGGAGATCGGGCGGATCTCTGGGAGCGCCATCTCCAGGAGTGGAAGGATCTCGAGGCGCAGGGGGTCGGGGTGATGGTGGGCGAATTTGGAGTCTACAACCGGACTCCGCATCCGGTGGTCATCGCCTGGTTGCGGGATGTCCTCGAAAACTACACCATTGCGGGCTTCGGCTGGTCGATGTGGAATTTCCGGGGCAGTTTCGGTCCAATGAACAGCGACCGGGATGACGTGGTTTATGAAACGGTTGAGGGGGGCCTTCTTGACCGGGAAATGATGGATCTGCTCCAGGAGTTCGCCGGGCATCGGGAAAACCCGTCGGGTTGA